One Gossypium hirsutum isolate 1008001.06 chromosome A11, Gossypium_hirsutum_v2.1, whole genome shotgun sequence genomic window carries:
- the LOC121209340 gene encoding protein RALF-like 33, which yields MAVLNYKLVVICTTLMAAAAAAVMTVDASGDDHLQHPILGWIPTRSPCKGSIAECLAGEEFELDSEISRRILATTRYISYGALQRNTVPCSRRGASYYNCKPGAQANPYNRGCSRITRCRG from the coding sequence ATGGCGGTACTCAATTATAAGCTTGTTGTGATCTGCACGACGCTCATGGCAGCAGCTGCGGCAGCGGTAATGACTGTTGATGCGAGTGGGGACGACCACCTGCAACACCCGATCCTGGGGTGGATACCGACCAGATCGCCATGCAAGGGCTCCATAGCCGAATGCTTAGCCGGGGAAGAGTTCGAGCTGGATTCGGAGATCAGCCGGCGCATTTTAGCCACCACCAGGTACATCAGCTACGGCGCGCTTCAGAGGAACACCGTTCCTTGTTCCCGCCGTGGCGCTTCCTATTATAATTGCAAGCCTGGTGCTCAGGCTAACCCTTACAACCGTGGGTGCAGCCGTATTACCAGGTGCAGGGGCtga
- the LOC121209341 gene encoding REF/SRPP-like protein At3g05500, with product MAQGDSNFQQDMAKEEEEQRLKYLEFVQVAAVHAALCFTNLYLYAKERSGPLKPSVETVEGTVKCVVGPVYDKYHDVPVEFLKFVDSKVGESVTKLDRRVPPVIKQVSTEAISAAQKAPEVARGVASEVHRAGVVNTASGLAKSVYTKYEPTAKQLYAKYEPKAEQCAVSAWRKLNKLPLFPQVASVVVPTAAYCSDKYNETVVSSAEKGYKVASYLPLVPTEKIAKVFGEQTTEMEPLVSES from the exons ATGGCTCAAGGAGATTCTAACTTCCAGCAAGACATG GCTAAAGAGGAAGAAGAACAGAGGCTGAAATACTTGGAATTCGTGCAAGTAGCCGCCGTTCACGCCGCTTTGTGCTTCACCAACCTTTACCTTTACGCTAAGGAAAGATCGGGGCCGTTGAAACCTAGCGTCGAGACCGTTGAGGGAACGGTTAAGTGCGTGGTTGGACCGGTTTATGATAAATACCATGATGTCCCTGTTGAATTCCTTAAATTCGTTGATTCCAAG GTGGGTGAATCAGTGACCAAGCTTGATCGTCGAGTCCCTCCAGTCATCAAACAGGTCTCAACCGAAGCCATCTCTGCAGCCCAAAAGGCTCCCGAGGTTGCTCGTGGCGTGGCTTCCGAAGTCCACCGTGCTGGAGTGGTGAACACCGCCTCAGGATTAGCAAAATCAGTGTATACCAAGTATGAACCCACAGCAAAACAGCTTTATGCGAAGTATGAACCCAAAGCTGAACAATGTGCGGTTTCAGCTTGGCGTAAACTCAACAAGCTCCCTCTCTTCCCTCAAGTTGCCTCGGTCGTTGTCCCAACAGCTGCTTATTGCAGCGACAAGTATAACGAGACAGTGGTTAGCAGTGCAGAGAAAGGGTACAAGGTTGCCTCCTATTTGCCTTTGGTTCCTACTGAGAAGATCGCTAAGGTGTTTGGTGAACAGACGACTGAAATGGAGCCATTGGTATCTGAGAGTTGA
- the LOC121209342 gene encoding F-actin-capping protein subunit alpha — protein MAEEETELSDNQKKEIAKWFLLNAPAGEIQYVAKDLKSVLNNDDVYDEAASEAFPVYNKSHMICLEMSGRFGDVLVTSYGELQGNEYLDPKTAQVAIVDHVKQVCTEVRPASDEELPTPYVEEYRCALEAEMLKYVGEAYPKGSCSVYCINGKDVEGPGYDFELVAVISAARLSPQNFCTGSWQSIWNIECKDDIQVLELKGKLQVGAHYFEEGNVQLDAKHECRDSTMFQSPDDSAIAIASLIRHHETEYLASLEASYLNLPDATFKDLRRKLPVTRTLFPWHSTSLFSLTREISKELGIGK, from the exons ATGGCAGAAGAAGAAACTGAACTGAGCGACAACCAAAAGAAAGAGATCGCCAAATGGTTCCTCCTCAATGCTCCCGCAGGCGAAATCCAGTACGTCGCCAAag ATTTAAAATCCGTTTTGAATAATGATGACGTCTACGATGAGGCGGCATCGGAAGCATTTCCTGTTTATAACAAATCTCACATGATTTGCCTCGAAATGTCTGGTAGATTCGGAGAT GTGCTGGTTACATCATATGGGGAGCTTCAGGGTAATGAGTATCTAGACCCCAAGACTGCCCAAGTTGCCATAGTTGACCATGTCAAACAG GTTTGTACAGAGGTTAGACCTGCCAGTGATGAGGAACTTCCCACTCCATATGTTGAGGAATACCG ATGTGCTCTGGAAGCAGAAATGCTGAAGTATGTTGGTGAAGCTTATCCAAAAGGTTCTTGTTCAGTTTACTGTATTAATGGAAAAGATGTGGAGGGACCTGGATATGATTTTGAACTTGTTGCAGTGATTTCTGCTGCTAGACTTAGCCCACAGAATTTCTG TACTGGAAGTTGGCAGTCGATATGGAACATTGAGTGCAAAGATGATATTCAAGTTCTGGAATTAAAAGGCAAATTGCAG GTGGGTGCGCACTATTTTGAAGAGGGAAATGTGCAATTAGATGCAAAACATGAATGTAGAGATTCTACAATGTTTCAG TCCCCTGATGATAGTGCAATTGCCATAGCCAGTTTAATTCGCCACCATGAGACAGAGTACCTGGCATCTCTTGAG GCATCCTATTTGAATTTGCCAGATGCCACTTTCAAG GATCTTCGGAGGAAACTTCCAGTTACTCGGACCTTATTTCCATGGCATAGCACTTCGCTATTCAGCCTGACTAGAGAGATATCAAAAGAGCTTGGAATCGGGAAGTGA